GGCGTGGGCCTGGATTACAACGAGGACCTCATGACCAAACTGTCACGGAATAGTGACGGAAATGCCTATTTCGTGGAGTCGAGCAGAGATCTTCCGAGGATATTCTCAACCGAGCTGGGAGATGTCCTGAGCGTCAGGGCCAAAAAAGTGGCGCTGGTGGTGGAGTTACCCGATGGGGTCACACCGATCTCCATCATAGGTCGCGACGGACGGATAGCCGGCCGAAGGGTGGAACTGACCTTAAATCAGCTCTATGGGGGCCAAGAAAAATTTGCGCTCCTGGAGCTACAGGTTACTGGCAAGCCTCACAACGAAGCCCTTAAGGTGGCGCGTGCCAGGGTTAGCTTTTATGACCCTCTGACGGGCCACTCCGGGACCGTGGACGGCGCGGCCGGGGTCAGGTTTAGCCGTGACAAGGCCGAGGTCGAGCAATCCACCAACGTGGCCGTGGCAACCGCCTACGAAATGACTCGCAATGCCTTGATTCAGGAGAAAGCCATTGAACTGGCCGACAAGGGAAGCACCAAAGAAGCTATCGACGAACTCAACAGGTCCGCATCGCGGCTGCGGTCAATCGGTCTTAAATACTCGGACCCACGGCTGCTGCGAAAAGCCGATGAAATGGTCGCAGGGGCAAAGGCCATTGAGGCGCGTGGGTGGGAACAGCAGTCTCGAAAGACTTTGCGCACCGACGCGTATCAGATGATGCAGCAACAAGCGCCGTCTCAGCAGCAGATGCGTCTGCAGCAGCAACAGCTTC
This portion of the Desulfomonile tiedjei genome encodes:
- a CDS encoding VWA domain-containing protein, yielding MKHSRIREKCVYKMALVVGLIGVLSGLWLGATLLEAAGRTTAVTCSVETDRSVLSANESQKVVAKVTLNALKLPAASDRTPVNLCIVLDRSGSMAGDKIVKAREAAVEAVRRLGPKDVFSLVIYDHTIQTLIPARHVKDVEQIAAKIRGIHPGGNTALFGGMTHGAAEIRKHIEDKYVHRIILLSDGLANVGPSSPEELGRLGAALLKEGISVTTVGVGLDYNEDLMTKLSRNSDGNAYFVESSRDLPRIFSTELGDVLSVRAKKVALVVELPDGVTPISIIGRDGRIAGRRVELTLNQLYGGQEKFALLELQVTGKPHNEALKVARARVSFYDPLTGHSGTVDGAAGVRFSRDKAEVEQSTNVAVATAYEMTRNALIQEKAIELADKGSTKEAIDELNRSASRLRSIGLKYSDPRLLRKADEMVAGAKAIEARGWEQQSRKTLRTDAYQMMQQQAPSQQQMRLQQQQLQQQQQMIPQNR